Proteins co-encoded in one Corylus avellana chromosome ca9, CavTom2PMs-1.0 genomic window:
- the LOC132191477 gene encoding RNA polymerase II C-terminal domain phosphatase-like 2 isoform X4: MSRLGFKSVVYHGDLCLGELDAIPVSDQNFQFPNNEIRIHHVSPPSERCPPLSILQTISSFSVRCKLESSSPVEQSHLINLHAMCFYELKTAVVLIGDGEIHLVAMPSKQKKFPCFWCYSVPAGLYNASLGMLNLRCLAIVFDLDETLIVANTMKSFEDRIEALRGWIARQTDPVRVSGMAAEMKRYIDDRMLLKQYMESDFVVDTNGKAYKVQLEEVLRLSDNHERVVRPVIRLQEKNIVLTRINPENRDTSVLVRLRPAWEDLRSYLTAKGRKRFEVYVCTMAERDYALEMWRLLDPEAHLIGSNKLRDRVICVKSGSRKSLLNVFRDGMCHPKMAMVIDDRSKVWEDKDQPRVHVVPAFTPYFAPQAETALAVPVLCVARNVACNVRGYFFKEFDENLLRRISEVFYEDEVVNLPSAPDVSNYMMSEDAGFVPNGNANAPISEGMNGVEVERRLNLMDEKYINDLATPSLTSSPELRYETSQPPLSVLPNVTGPASSRPLTPSQKPGLLGAPVRRDCIASDRDYDMKRGLLTTKRGPDLRNQSSGEPPILSRLPTQSASVMQPQGGWLVEDDISRGHSNNRPLGFVQEAEPLKPDKQCAHLNPLPPSTPGSTPALFSQTFEEACAGYGLQKQNIPLASQLSEIGVSQNQVSNSRDVQTEAGKLSLLHSPLSIGVLHEIARRCSSKVEFRSVVSTSKDLQFSVEGVSLLCGL; encoded by the exons ATGAGTCGATTAGGGTTTAAATCCGTGGTCTACCACGGTGACTTGTGTTTGGGAGAGCTGGACGCTATCCCGGTTTCGGACCAGAATTTCCAGTTCCCAAACAACGAGATTCGCATCCACCACGTGTCGCCACCGAGTGAACGATGCCCTCCGCTTTCGATCCTCCAAACGATTTCTTCGTTTTCGGTTCGGTGCAAGCTCGAGTCGTCTTCGCCGGTCGAGCAGTCCCATCTGATCAATCTCCACGCCATGTGCTTTTACGAACTCAAG ACGGCCGTGGTATTGATTGGAGACGGAGAGATTCATTTAGTGGCAATGCCAAGTAAGCAGAAGAAGTTTCCGTGCTTTTGGTGCTATTCGGTCCCTGCAGGTCTGTACAATGCGAGCTTAGGGATGCTGAATCTGCGTTGTCTGGCGATCGTGTTCGATCTTGATGAAACGCTCATCGTTGCAAACACCATGAAGTCGTTTGAGGACAGAATTGAGGCGCTTCGAGGCTGGATTGCACGCCAGACCGATCCTGTGCGTGTGTCGGGAATGGCTGCCGAGATGAAGCGGTACATTGATGATCGAATGCTGTTGAAGCAGTACATGGAGAGCGATTTTGTGGTGGATACTAATGGGAAGGCATATAAGGTGCAATTGGAGGAGGTTCTGCGGCTATCTGATAACCATGAACGAGTTGTTCGGCCTGTAATACGGTTGCAAGAAAAGAATATTGTCCTCACTCGTATCAATCCTGAG AATCGTGACACAAGTGTGCTCGTGAGGTTACGACCTGCTTGGGAGGATTTGAGAAGCTATTTGACTGCAAAAGGTAGGAAACGGTTTGAAGTTTATGTGTGCACTATGGCAGAAAGAGATTATGCCTTAGAAATGTGGAGGCTTCTTGACCCGGAGGCACACCTTATAGGTTCAAATAAACTCCGGGACCGTGTTATATGTGTCAAATCAG GTTCCAGGAAATCGTTGCTAAATGTCTTCCGGGATGGCATGTGTCATCCAAAGATGGCAATGGTAATTGATGACCGTTCAAAGGTTTGGGAAGATAAGGACCAACCTCGAGTTCATGTGGTTCCTGCATTCACTCCTTATTTTGCTCCTCAGGCAGAG aCTGCTCTCGCTGTTCCAGTCCTCTGTGTAGCAAGAAACGTTGCATGCAATGTCAGAGGTTACTTTTTCAA AGAGTTCGATGAGAATTTATTACGAAGAATCTCTGAAGTCTTTTATGAAGATGAGGTGGTAAATTTACCTTCTGCTCCTGATGTGAGCAACTACATGATGTCAGAG GATGCTGGATTTGTACCAAATGGTAATGCTAATGCTCCCATTAGTGAAGGCATGAATGGTGTTGAAGTTGAACGAAGGTTAAACCTAATG gatGAGAAGTATATTAACGACTTGGCTACTCCTTCGTTGACAAGTAGTCCTGAGTTAAGATATGAAACCTCTCAGCCTCCTCTTTCTGTCTTACCGAATGTCACTGGACCTGCATCTTCAAGACCATTGACGCCTTCTCAGA AACCTGGTTTACTTGGAGCTCCTGTTAGACGAGATTGCATCGCATCTGATCGTGATTATGATATGAAGAGAGGACTCCTTACAACGAAGCGTGGTCCAGATCTAAGGAATCAAAGCTCAGGTGAACCTCCTATTCTGTCAAGATTACCTACACAATCAGCATCAGTGATGCAGCCACAGGGAGGCTGGTTGGTGGAAGATGATATCAGTAGAGGACATTCAAATAATCGACCTTTGGGATTTGTTCAAGAAGCTGAACCATTAAAACCTGATAAACAGTGTGCCCATCTAAATCCACTTCCTCCTAGCACACCAGGATCTACTCCTGCTTTATTCTCACAAACATTTGAAGAG GCATGTGCTGGTTATGGtttgcaaaaacaaaatattccaCTTGCAAGTCAGCTATCAG AGATTGGTGTATCTCAAAATCAGGTGTCCAATAGCAGAGATGTTCAAACTGAAGCTGGGAAATTGAGCCTGCTACATTCTCCTTTATCCATTGGAGTTCTGCATGAAATTGCACGTAGATGCAGCTCCAAG GTTGAGTTCAGGTCTGTTGTAAGCACCAGTAAAGATTTGCAATTTTCTGTTGAG GGTGTGTCTTTACTTTGCGGATTATAA